From a single Vibrio tubiashii genomic region:
- the ubiU gene encoding ubiquinone anaerobic biosynthesis protein UbiU: MELLCPAGNLPALKTAIDCGADAVYIGFKDDTNARHFAGLNFTGKKLEKAVQYVHDNNKKIHVALNTFAHPDGFERWTEAVDRAAQSGVDALIVADIAVLEYAARKYPQLELHLSVQASATNVAAIDFYKQNFNVKRVVLPRVLSIHQVKQLSRNITSDVELEVFAFGSLCIMSEGRCYLSSYMTGESPNTVGACSPAKYVRWQETENGLESRLNDILIDRYSEGENAGYPTLCKGRFTADLDEQTKAYHALEEPTSLNTLSMLPELFAANVASVKIEGRQRSPAYVEQVTRTWRAAIDRYLANPEGYQVEPSWNATLANVSEGTQTTLGAYHRKWQ; this comes from the coding sequence ATGGAACTCCTATGCCCAGCAGGTAACTTACCTGCCTTAAAAACGGCGATTGATTGTGGTGCTGATGCGGTGTACATCGGATTTAAAGATGACACCAATGCCCGCCACTTCGCTGGTTTGAACTTCACGGGTAAGAAACTCGAAAAAGCCGTTCAATACGTTCACGACAACAACAAGAAAATTCACGTTGCCTTAAACACCTTTGCTCATCCTGATGGATTCGAACGCTGGACAGAAGCAGTCGACCGCGCGGCGCAAAGTGGTGTAGATGCTTTGATCGTGGCAGACATTGCCGTACTGGAATATGCCGCGCGAAAATACCCACAGCTTGAACTTCATTTATCAGTGCAAGCCTCAGCAACCAATGTCGCCGCCATTGATTTCTACAAACAGAATTTCAATGTAAAGCGTGTTGTGCTGCCGCGTGTTCTTTCCATTCATCAGGTAAAGCAGCTATCACGCAACATCACCAGTGACGTTGAGCTAGAAGTATTCGCTTTTGGCAGCCTGTGTATCATGTCGGAAGGCCGCTGTTATCTGTCATCGTACATGACAGGTGAATCCCCTAATACCGTAGGTGCTTGCTCTCCGGCTAAATACGTTCGCTGGCAAGAAACGGAAAATGGCCTCGAATCTCGTCTTAATGACATCCTGATTGATCGCTACAGTGAAGGTGAAAATGCGGGCTACCCTACTTTATGTAAAGGGCGATTCACGGCGGACTTGGATGAGCAAACTAAGGCTTATCATGCACTGGAAGAGCCGACCAGCTTGAATACGCTATCTATGCTGCCCGAACTCTTTGCCGCTAATGTTGCCTCCGTCAAGATTGAAGGTCGCCAACGCAGCCCAGCTTACGTTGAGCAAGTGACCCGCACTTGGCGAGCCGCAATCGACCGTTACTTGGCAAACCCAGAGGGCTATCAAGTAGAGCCAAGCTGGAATGCAACACTCGCTAATGTATCAGAAGGTACGCAAACCACACTTGGCGCATACCACCGTAAATGGCAGTAG
- a CDS encoding U32 family peptidase, with the protein MKYALGPLLYFWPKQDVEAFYEQAKTSSADIIYLGESVCSKRREMKPAHWFEIAKELSKTGKQVVLSTMALLEAPSEVNVMKKYIDNGDFAIEANDVSAIQLASERKVPFVVGPAVNTYNAHTLNLFLKQGMTRWCMPVELSREWLGNVLNQCDEIGIKGKFEVEVFSHGYLPLAYSARCFTARAENKAKDDCETCCIKYPTGIQVSSQEGQEVFNLNGIQTQSGYCYNLINDLPSMQGLVDVVRLSPLGLDTFSQVDKFRANEQGASPSQIESRQCNGYWHQLAGLEVKTL; encoded by the coding sequence ATGAAATATGCACTCGGCCCGCTACTCTACTTCTGGCCAAAGCAAGATGTCGAAGCGTTTTATGAGCAAGCGAAAACCAGCTCGGCAGATATTATCTATCTGGGTGAGAGTGTCTGTTCAAAACGCCGCGAGATGAAACCAGCGCACTGGTTTGAGATAGCAAAGGAGCTCAGCAAGACTGGTAAGCAAGTCGTGTTGTCGACAATGGCATTGCTCGAAGCACCAAGTGAAGTCAACGTAATGAAGAAGTACATCGACAATGGTGACTTCGCTATTGAAGCCAACGATGTCTCTGCGATTCAACTTGCCTCTGAGCGTAAAGTGCCTTTCGTTGTCGGCCCTGCCGTGAATACCTACAATGCGCACACCTTAAACTTGTTCTTAAAACAAGGCATGACTCGTTGGTGTATGCCGGTAGAGCTATCTCGTGAGTGGCTAGGTAATGTGCTTAACCAATGTGATGAGATCGGTATTAAAGGTAAGTTTGAAGTCGAGGTATTCAGCCACGGTTATCTCCCCCTTGCCTACTCTGCGCGCTGCTTCACTGCCCGTGCAGAAAATAAGGCCAAGGATGATTGCGAGACTTGCTGTATCAAATATCCAACGGGCATTCAGGTAAGCAGCCAAGAAGGACAAGAGGTGTTTAATCTCAATGGTATCCAGACTCAGTCAGGCTACTGTTACAACCTCATTAATGATTTACCAAGCATGCAAGGATTGGTTGATGTAGTTCGCTTAAGCCCACTGGGTCTTGATACTTTCTCACAAGTAGATAAATTCCGAGCGAATGAGCAAGGAGCCAGCCCTAGCCAAATAGAAAGCAGACAGTGTAATGGCTACTGGCACCAACTAGCCGGTTTAGAAGTGAAAACTCTCTAG
- a CDS encoding MATE family efflux transporter — MQTSIYKQFWKYTIPTVAAMLVNGLYQVVDGIFIGRYVGADGLAGINVAWPVIGSILGIGMLLGVGTGALASIRQGAKDNLAAKHILATGLMLLLVLTPVVSGVLYFFSEYFLIWQGAEGRVFDLGMQYLDILIGASVFTLGSIAMPFLLRNDDSPNIATLLMVIGAVINIALDYLMIAVWDWELTGAALATAIAQAVVTLLGLAYFFSNRAKLKLTVRDLRLKITVVPKIFAIGLPSFFMYAYGSVMVALHNNLFAQYGDVLIIGAYAILGYIITVYYLTAEGIANGMQPLVSYNHGANNQENISKLLKVAMTTAIVVGIAFVAVLNLFPREFVSVFNATDTQLIENTVLGIRLHIFSLFLDGFLVVAAAYYQAVDKGSKALFVTIGNMLVQLPFLYIMPKFFGVPGIWLAFPLSNIALSVVVIVILMRDLRRYRTHQTEQAIA; from the coding sequence ATGCAAACATCCATTTATAAACAGTTTTGGAAGTATACCATCCCAACCGTGGCAGCGATGCTAGTCAATGGTTTGTATCAAGTGGTGGATGGAATATTTATTGGACGCTATGTAGGAGCCGATGGTTTAGCGGGTATTAATGTCGCTTGGCCAGTTATCGGTTCGATTCTTGGCATTGGTATGCTATTGGGAGTTGGCACTGGTGCACTCGCTTCAATACGCCAAGGGGCGAAAGACAACCTTGCGGCTAAGCATATCTTGGCTACTGGGTTAATGTTGCTATTGGTTTTGACCCCAGTAGTCTCTGGTGTGCTCTATTTCTTCTCAGAGTACTTTCTGATTTGGCAAGGAGCGGAAGGGCGAGTCTTTGATCTTGGCATGCAGTACCTTGATATTTTGATAGGTGCGAGCGTATTTACTTTAGGCTCAATTGCGATGCCGTTTTTGCTGCGTAACGATGACAGCCCCAATATTGCCACGCTGCTAATGGTGATCGGTGCGGTAATTAATATCGCTCTCGATTACTTGATGATTGCAGTCTGGGATTGGGAATTAACCGGAGCGGCTTTGGCGACTGCAATTGCGCAGGCAGTAGTTACTTTGCTTGGTTTGGCTTATTTCTTTTCCAATAGGGCGAAGCTAAAGCTAACAGTTAGAGATCTACGTTTAAAAATAACGGTTGTGCCGAAAATCTTTGCGATCGGTCTACCGAGCTTCTTTATGTATGCGTATGGCTCTGTGATGGTGGCACTGCACAACAACCTATTTGCTCAGTATGGTGACGTGCTGATCATTGGTGCTTACGCAATCTTGGGTTACATCATTACGGTCTACTATCTTACTGCGGAAGGTATTGCTAATGGCATGCAGCCGTTAGTCAGTTATAACCATGGAGCTAATAATCAAGAGAATATTAGCAAGTTGCTTAAAGTTGCAATGACTACCGCTATTGTTGTCGGGATAGCATTTGTCGCTGTACTCAACTTATTCCCACGCGAGTTTGTGTCGGTGTTTAATGCGACCGATACGCAACTCATCGAGAATACTGTGTTGGGTATTCGCTTACATATTTTCTCGCTATTCTTGGATGGTTTCTTAGTGGTGGCTGCTGCGTATTACCAAGCTGTTGATAAGGGAAGCAAAGCCTTGTTTGTTACCATCGGAAACATGTTAGTGCAATTGCCTTTCCTTTACATCATGCCGAAGTTTTTTGGTGTTCCCGGTATCTGGCTTGCTTTCCCACTGTCCAATATTGCACTGAGTGTGGTCGTTATTGTGATTCTGATGAGAGACCTACGTCGTTATCGGACTCACCAAACGGAACAAGCGATTGCTTAA
- a CDS encoding MarR family winged helix-turn-helix transcriptional regulator — translation MNLETSLIELERFCSKAWRVYAKEDPLSLLSFNEFDYLRVVQAFPEGVRITDLASEMKVTKPSASNMVVRLEKKGLVERISCNEDARSKKVVLTENAMNAMSLEKVVYKEVAQTMHAKLSDQEAAQLISLLNKTLS, via the coding sequence ATGAATTTAGAAACCAGCTTAATAGAGTTAGAGCGCTTTTGTTCCAAAGCATGGCGCGTCTATGCGAAAGAAGATCCCTTGTCGCTGTTGAGCTTTAATGAGTTTGATTATTTACGAGTCGTCCAAGCGTTTCCTGAAGGGGTACGGATCACGGACTTAGCCAGCGAAATGAAAGTGACCAAGCCTTCTGCTTCAAATATGGTCGTACGACTAGAGAAGAAAGGATTGGTAGAACGCATCTCGTGTAATGAAGATGCGCGTTCAAAGAAAGTGGTGCTAACAGAAAATGCGATGAATGCTATGTCGCTAGAAAAGGTCGTCTATAAAGAAGTTGCGCAGACGATGCATGCAAAGTTATCCGATCAAGAAGCGGCACAGCTAATTAGCTTGTTAAACAAAACACTGTCGTAA
- the nlpI gene encoding lipoprotein NlpI produces MKWFQTATLSLALLVTAGCASTSNQQAEWVLPPMVEALQPSLQQEVQIARLSQLLGRTDLPNETRAKILYERGNYYDSVGLRNLARLDYEQSLAIYPAQADLFNLLGVYFTEKRNFDAAYDAFDSALELAPDNSYAARNRAIALYYGGRFDLALEEMQQHYNQEPSDPFSALWLYIIKSEISPEIARQELEQSYQNRNDKWGWIMVAITLGEISEKQAFKAIVESTRDKVVLAQHLTEAYFYLGKRYQESDSEQDIAKAISFYRLAISFNVFEYVEHRYAILELTNIYEDLQAQVIARAKAKQAASPTQ; encoded by the coding sequence GTGAAATGGTTTCAAACCGCAACGCTTAGCCTGGCCTTGTTAGTGACAGCAGGCTGTGCATCAACATCGAACCAACAAGCTGAGTGGGTGCTGCCGCCTATGGTAGAAGCGCTTCAACCTAGCTTGCAGCAAGAGGTTCAGATCGCACGTTTAAGCCAACTTCTTGGCAGAACAGATCTACCCAATGAAACACGCGCGAAAATACTCTACGAACGTGGCAACTACTATGACAGCGTAGGTTTACGCAATCTAGCGAGATTAGACTACGAACAGTCTCTTGCTATTTATCCAGCGCAAGCGGATCTGTTCAACTTACTGGGTGTCTACTTTACTGAAAAGCGCAATTTCGATGCAGCTTACGATGCCTTTGATTCGGCTTTAGAGTTGGCACCAGATAATAGTTATGCGGCACGTAACAGAGCCATTGCGCTCTATTATGGTGGTCGTTTTGATCTCGCTTTAGAAGAGATGCAGCAGCATTATAATCAAGAACCGAGTGATCCATTCAGCGCGTTGTGGCTCTACATTATTAAGTCAGAGATATCACCGGAAATCGCTAGGCAAGAGCTTGAGCAGAGTTACCAAAACCGCAATGACAAGTGGGGTTGGATTATGGTCGCGATTACTTTGGGTGAGATTTCTGAAAAGCAAGCATTCAAAGCGATTGTCGAAAGCACACGCGATAAAGTCGTACTTGCCCAACACCTGACGGAAGCTTACTTCTATCTAGGCAAGCGTTACCAAGAAAGCGACTCAGAGCAAGATATTGCTAAAGCGATTTCATTCTACCGTCTTGCTATCTCGTTCAACGTTTTTGAGTATGTCGAGCACAGATACGCAATACTAGAGCTGACTAATATCTATGAAGACCTGCAAGCGCAGGTCATTGCAAGGGCAAAAGCAAAGCAAGCCGCAAGTCCAACTCAATAG
- the pnp gene encoding polyribonucleotide nucleotidyltransferase, with protein MFEKPVVKTFQYGNHTVTLETGVIARQATAAVMVTMDDTAVFVSVVGKKEAVEGQDFFPLTVNYQERTYAAGKIPGGFFKREGRPSEGETLTARLIDRPIRPLFPDAFKNEVQVIATVVSVNPDVQPDIPTMIGTSAALAISGIPFNGPIGAARVGHIDGQLVLNPSNTELETSKLDLVVAGTESAVLMVESEADNLTEEEMLSAVVFGHDQQQAVINAINEFKAEVATPAWDWVAPEENTALVNKIAELAEAKLVEAYQITEKMARYDRIHEIAGEVNEVLLAEDPEANTKEIHTIFHDLEKTVVRRSIIAGNPRIDGREKDMVRALDVRTGVLPRTHGSSLFTRGETQALVTATLGTQRDAQIIDELTGERKDHFLLHYNFPPYCVGETGFVGSPKRREIGHGKLAKRGIAAVMPSVDEFPYTVRVVSEITESNGSSSMASVCGTSLALMDAGVPIKSSVAGIAMGLVKEGDDFVVLSDILGDEDHLGDMDFKVAGTNTGITALQMDIKIEGITKEIMQIALNQAQGARKHILSVMDEAISGAREDISEFAPRIHTMKISAEKIKDVIGKGGAVIRALTEETGTTIEIEDDGTIKIAATEGTAAKEAIRRIEEITAEVEVGRIYTGKVARLADFGAFVTILPGKDGLVHISQIADKRVEKVSDYLAEGQEVQVKVLEIDRQGRVRLSMKEAVEKTEEAASEEKPATDA; from the coding sequence ATGTTCGAAAAACCAGTTGTTAAAACGTTCCAGTACGGTAACCACACAGTTACTCTAGAGACTGGCGTTATCGCACGTCAAGCTACGGCTGCAGTAATGGTTACTATGGACGATACAGCAGTATTCGTTTCTGTAGTGGGTAAAAAAGAAGCGGTAGAAGGTCAAGACTTCTTCCCTCTAACGGTTAACTACCAAGAGCGTACTTACGCAGCGGGTAAAATCCCTGGTGGTTTCTTCAAGCGTGAAGGCCGTCCTTCTGAAGGTGAGACGCTAACGGCTCGTCTAATCGACCGTCCAATCCGTCCTCTATTCCCAGATGCATTCAAAAACGAAGTACAAGTTATCGCAACTGTAGTATCTGTGAACCCAGACGTACAGCCAGATATCCCAACAATGATCGGTACTTCAGCAGCACTTGCTATCTCTGGTATCCCGTTCAACGGTCCTATCGGTGCAGCGCGCGTTGGTCACATTGACGGTCAACTTGTTCTTAACCCAAGCAACACTGAGCTAGAAACATCTAAGCTAGACCTAGTTGTTGCAGGTACTGAATCAGCAGTACTTATGGTTGAGTCAGAAGCGGACAACCTAACTGAAGAAGAGATGCTATCTGCGGTAGTATTTGGTCACGATCAACAGCAAGCTGTTATCAATGCAATCAACGAATTCAAAGCTGAAGTTGCTACTCCTGCTTGGGATTGGGTTGCTCCTGAAGAGAACACTGCGCTTGTAAACAAGATTGCTGAGCTAGCAGAAGCGAAACTTGTTGAAGCTTACCAAATCACTGAGAAGATGGCTCGTTACGACCGCATCCACGAGATCGCTGGTGAAGTAAACGAAGTACTGCTTGCTGAAGATCCAGAAGCAAACACCAAAGAAATCCACACTATCTTCCACGATCTAGAGAAGACAGTGGTACGTCGCAGCATCATCGCTGGTAACCCACGTATCGATGGTCGTGAAAAAGATATGGTTCGTGCGCTAGACGTACGTACTGGTGTTCTTCCACGTACTCACGGTTCATCACTATTTACTCGTGGTGAAACTCAGGCTCTAGTAACTGCGACTCTAGGTACGCAGCGCGATGCTCAAATCATCGATGAGCTAACAGGTGAGCGTAAAGATCACTTCCTACTACACTACAACTTCCCTCCATACTGTGTTGGTGAAACAGGTTTTGTTGGTTCTCCTAAGCGCCGTGAAATCGGCCACGGTAAACTCGCTAAGCGTGGTATTGCTGCAGTAATGCCTTCTGTTGATGAGTTCCCATACACAGTACGTGTTGTATCGGAAATCACAGAATCTAACGGTTCTTCTTCAATGGCTTCTGTATGTGGTACTTCTCTAGCACTTATGGACGCTGGCGTGCCAATCAAGTCTTCTGTTGCGGGTATCGCAATGGGTCTTGTTAAAGAAGGCGACGATTTCGTTGTTCTTTCTGACATCCTTGGTGACGAAGACCACCTAGGTGACATGGACTTTAAAGTAGCAGGTACTAACACTGGTATCACTGCACTTCAGATGGATATCAAGATCGAAGGCATCACTAAAGAGATCATGCAAATTGCTCTTAACCAAGCGCAAGGTGCACGTAAGCACATCCTATCTGTAATGGATGAAGCTATCTCTGGTGCTCGTGAAGATATCTCTGAGTTCGCTCCGCGTATTCATACAATGAAGATCAGCGCTGAGAAGATCAAAGACGTTATCGGTAAAGGTGGTGCAGTTATCCGTGCTCTAACTGAAGAGACAGGTACTACTATCGAAATCGAAGACGACGGTACAATCAAGATTGCTGCAACTGAAGGTACAGCTGCGAAAGAAGCAATTCGTCGTATCGAAGAGATCACTGCAGAAGTTGAAGTAGGTCGCATCTACACAGGTAAAGTAGCGCGTCTAGCAGACTTCGGTGCATTCGTAACTATCCTGCCAGGTAAAGATGGTCTAGTACACATCTCACAAATCGCTGACAAGCGTGTTGAGAAAGTGTCTGACTACCTAGCTGAAGGTCAAGAAGTTCAAGTAAAAGTTCTTGAGATTGACCGTCAAGGCCGCGTACGTCTAAGCATGAAAGAAGCAGTTGAAAAGACTGAAGAAGCAGCTTCAGAAGAGAAGCCAGCAACTGACGCATAA
- the rpsO gene encoding 30S ribosomal protein S15, with product MSLNAETKAAIVAEYARSEGDTGSPEVQVALLTASINHLQGHFKAHKGDHHSRRGLLRMVSSRRKLLDYLKGKNLSRYQDLIKRLGLRR from the coding sequence ATGTCTCTGAATGCAGAAACTAAAGCAGCAATCGTTGCAGAATACGCGCGCTCTGAAGGCGATACTGGTTCACCAGAAGTACAAGTAGCTCTACTGACTGCTTCTATCAACCACCTACAAGGTCACTTCAAAGCTCACAAAGGCGATCACCACAGCCGTCGTGGTCTTCTACGCATGGTTTCTAGCCGTCGTAAGCTTCTTGACTACCTGAAAGGCAAAAACCTTTCTCGTTACCAAGACCTAATCAAGCGTCTAGGCCTACGTCGCTAA
- the mtnN gene encoding 5'-methylthioadenosine/S-adenosylhomocysteine nucleosidase, translating to MKIGIIGAMEQEVSILKQAIENCQEVSKAGCTFYAGQLNGVEVVLLQSGIGKVAAAVGTTILLDEYKPDAVINTGSAGGFDSSLNLGDVVVSTEVRHHDADVTAFGYEMGQMAQQPAAFMADEKLMDVAEKALAQMEDKHAVRGLICTGDAFVASAERQAFIRKHFPSVIAVEMEASAIAQTCHQFKVPFVVVRAISDVADKEAGMSFDEFLPLAAKSSSEMVVKMVDLLK from the coding sequence ATGAAAATCGGCATCATCGGTGCAATGGAGCAAGAAGTCTCTATTCTTAAGCAAGCTATTGAAAACTGCCAAGAAGTCTCTAAAGCAGGTTGTACTTTCTACGCGGGTCAGCTTAATGGTGTAGAGGTTGTACTCCTTCAATCAGGTATCGGTAAAGTTGCTGCTGCGGTAGGCACGACAATTCTTCTTGACGAATACAAGCCTGATGCCGTGATTAACACAGGTTCTGCAGGTGGCTTTGACTCTAGCCTAAACCTTGGCGACGTTGTTGTTTCAACTGAAGTTCGTCACCACGATGCAGACGTCACAGCATTTGGTTACGAAATGGGACAGATGGCACAGCAACCAGCGGCTTTCATGGCAGATGAAAAACTGATGGATGTGGCTGAAAAAGCACTGGCGCAAATGGAAGACAAACACGCGGTACGTGGACTAATCTGTACTGGTGATGCATTTGTAGCAAGCGCGGAGCGCCAAGCCTTCATTCGCAAACACTTCCCTTCGGTTATCGCCGTTGAAATGGAAGCTTCAGCTATCGCTCAAACCTGTCACCAATTCAAGGTCCCATTCGTTGTCGTACGTGCTATCTCTGACGTAGCCGACAAAGAAGCAGGCATGAGCTTTGATGAGTTCCTACCGCTAGCTGCTAAGAGTTCATCAGAGATGGTGGTAAAAATGGTTGACCTGCTGAAGTAA
- a CDS encoding cobalamin biosynthesis family protein: MEDIFNQLYSNGALLVLWGALLFHLILPFPREAHPAILWHKFAEQLADKVNVNSNYSQSIISGTLAWLLMLFPMLAVLIALKPLVWQPELFELAFLLLAIDWRNTDKFTAQFVAAMAREDKEHAKMLIKPLINRSTAPLSILGLGKAGAETLIMSYGRNVVGVLFWYAIGGGIGAFMYRMSVELARAWSPSRQRFSPFGIPAVRAVAVLDFIPLRLFAIMITLGHRAQATAQLLQEQAKSWPLPGPAWLLVSVGAKLELSLGGPAIYDGHKAVRAKLGGRIAPSAIHIAQVQKTLAWRMLAWIIIQSLIMGLIYQGI, from the coding sequence ATGGAAGATATTTTCAATCAACTTTACTCAAATGGCGCGCTCCTCGTATTATGGGGTGCGCTTTTATTTCATCTAATCCTGCCCTTCCCACGTGAGGCACATCCCGCCATCTTGTGGCATAAGTTTGCTGAGCAATTAGCGGACAAGGTCAACGTTAATTCCAATTACTCGCAAAGCATTATCTCTGGCACTCTAGCTTGGTTATTAATGCTATTTCCAATGCTCGCTGTCTTGATTGCACTAAAACCACTAGTTTGGCAGCCAGAGTTGTTCGAATTGGCCTTTTTGCTGCTCGCGATTGATTGGCGTAATACTGATAAGTTTACCGCCCAATTTGTCGCTGCGATGGCACGCGAAGATAAAGAGCATGCCAAAATGCTCATCAAGCCACTCATCAATCGCTCGACCGCGCCTTTATCAATACTAGGGCTCGGCAAAGCGGGCGCAGAAACTCTGATCATGTCCTACGGCCGTAATGTCGTCGGCGTGCTTTTCTGGTATGCCATTGGCGGTGGTATCGGAGCGTTCATGTATCGCATGAGTGTAGAGTTGGCTCGGGCATGGTCACCAAGCAGACAACGCTTTTCACCATTTGGTATTCCCGCAGTTCGTGCAGTGGCAGTATTAGACTTTATCCCACTGAGGCTGTTTGCCATCATGATCACCTTAGGTCATAGGGCACAAGCAACCGCCCAACTACTTCAAGAACAAGCCAAATCGTGGCCTCTTCCTGGACCTGCCTGGCTATTGGTTTCCGTCGGTGCCAAGCTTGAACTCTCACTCGGCGGTCCGGCGATTTATGACGGGCACAAAGCGGTACGCGCTAAACTTGGTGGTCGCATTGCTCCATCAGCCATTCATATTGCTCAGGTACAAAAAACTCTGGCGTGGCGAATGTTGGCTTGGATTATTATCCAAAGCCTTATCATGGGCTTAATCTATCAAGGAATCTAA
- the btuF gene encoding vitamin B12 ABC transporter substrate-binding protein BtuF, with protein sequence MRFTLLLLTAFVSHFAVSAPAERVISLAPHATELAFAAGLGDKLVAVSERSDYPEQTQKIEKVANYKGIKIERIIALQPDLIIAWPSGNPNGELDKLKQFGLNIYYSQTHSLEDIAANIEQLSEYAEDPNVGRKNAQDFRDQLAELKNRYDTESKVRYFYQLSEQPIITLAQGKWPSEVFSFCGGENIFESSAAPYPQVGKEQVILLNPEVMFTSQHAIANGNIWAQWSEQLSAVKNNYIWSLNSDWINRPTPRTLKAIEQVCEHFETVRRNR encoded by the coding sequence ATGCGTTTCACCTTATTGCTCCTGACGGCTTTTGTTTCTCACTTTGCAGTATCAGCTCCTGCCGAGCGCGTTATCAGCTTGGCACCACACGCAACAGAACTTGCGTTTGCCGCAGGGCTTGGAGACAAACTTGTCGCCGTCAGTGAACGAAGTGATTACCCGGAACAAACGCAAAAAATAGAAAAAGTCGCGAACTATAAAGGGATCAAGATCGAGCGTATCATCGCCCTACAACCGGATCTCATTATCGCGTGGCCTTCTGGTAACCCGAATGGAGAGCTCGACAAGCTTAAGCAATTTGGCCTCAATATTTACTACTCTCAAACCCATTCACTAGAAGATATTGCTGCCAACATTGAGCAACTAAGCGAATATGCAGAAGATCCGAATGTCGGAAGAAAAAATGCGCAGGACTTCAGAGATCAGCTAGCAGAACTCAAAAATCGTTATGATACAGAGTCTAAAGTTCGTTACTTCTACCAACTGAGTGAGCAACCTATTATCACTTTGGCGCAAGGCAAATGGCCTAGTGAAGTATTTTCATTCTGTGGCGGTGAAAATATCTTTGAGAGCAGTGCTGCTCCTTACCCGCAAGTAGGGAAAGAGCAAGTCATCTTGCTGAACCCAGAAGTGATGTTTACTTCTCAGCATGCTATCGCCAATGGCAATATTTGGGCGCAGTGGAGTGAGCAACTTTCGGCGGTAAAGAACAACTATATCTGGTCTTTAAATTCAGACTGGATAAATCGCCCAACGCCAAGAACGCTCAAAGCTATCGAGCAAGTTTGTGAGCATTTCGAAACAGTAAGGCGAAATCGCTAA
- a CDS encoding TRIC cation channel family protein, translated as MDSMLLYVVDLFGTAIFAISGVLLAGRLKMDPFGVAVLGSVTAIGGGTIRDMALGATPVFWITDTNYLWTILITCLLTMLIVRRPKRLAWWILPVCDAIGLAVFVGIGVEKTMAYQDSALVAIIMGVITGCGGGIIRDVLAREVPMVLRSEVYATACIIGGAFHTTALAMGQDSDTAFLAGVFSTLLIRLGAIRWHLSLPTFALNR; from the coding sequence ATGGATTCCATGCTGCTTTATGTCGTCGACTTGTTCGGTACGGCTATTTTTGCAATTTCAGGTGTTCTATTAGCGGGTCGATTAAAAATGGACCCTTTTGGTGTTGCTGTACTTGGTAGTGTCACCGCGATTGGCGGAGGCACCATCCGTGATATGGCCTTGGGCGCGACGCCGGTTTTCTGGATCACCGATACCAACTATTTGTGGACCATCCTGATTACTTGCTTGCTCACCATGCTTATCGTCAGAAGACCTAAACGTCTCGCATGGTGGATCTTACCTGTCTGTGATGCCATTGGTCTCGCGGTGTTTGTCGGCATTGGTGTTGAAAAAACCATGGCTTACCAAGACTCTGCGCTAGTTGCGATCATTATGGGTGTGATAACAGGCTGTGGCGGCGGTATTATTCGTGACGTACTTGCCCGTGAAGTACCTATGGTTCTTAGAAGTGAAGTGTATGCGACCGCATGTATCATTGGCGGCGCATTCCACACCACCGCTTTAGCCATGGGACAAGACAGTGACACAGCCTTCCTAGCAGGCGTATTCTCAACGCTTCTGATTCGTCTCGGAGCAATTCGCTGGCACTTGTCACTGCCGACGTTTGCTTTGAATCGGTAG